GCTATTGAGTTTTTTCAGGCCGATCAGATTGATGGCGTCGGTCAGATTGGACACCGTTCGCTGCAAACCGAAATACGGCGAATTGACCAAATGCAGCAGTTTGGCGGAAAGCACCATGTCTTTGGCGAAGATATCGGCGATTTGAGCGCTGGTGGCGCGTTCGTCGCCGATCGCGGCGTTCAGCTGGTGGTAAATTTTCGGCAGGCTCGGCAATTGGCTGGCCTCGCCGACTTCCGCGGCGATACGCGGATTATCGACGCAGGCCTGGATTTTGAAGACTTGGCAGATTGTTTCCCGCAAGATTTCCGCGCTGCAAGGCTTGGCCAAATATTGATGCGCCACTTCCAGGCCGAGGCGCAAGTTGGTTTCGTCGGTATAGCCGCTGAGGATCATACGGACTGTGCCGGGGTAGGCCGCGGCGACCTTGGCCAATAATTCGTCGCCGCGCATTTCCGGCATCATCATGTCGCAAACGATCAAATCGATGGGTTGGCGCTGCATCAGCTCCAGGGCTTGTTTGCCGCAGGTGGCGAAGTGCAGATGCCATTGCCCGCGGTAAGGGCGCAGTTGGCGTTTGATGCCACTGATCACGTGCTCGGTGTCGTCGACGAACAGGATATGTTTGTTGCCGGTCATGCTCGGAACCTCAGGCAGACTGGGGCCCGCACGGGGGAATCGGTCGAGCAGCGCGCAAAAAATCGCGGGTTTCGCGTTTCGGGTTGGTGAGCATCGGTCACAATGGTCGGGTTGCTAGGAGCTTTAAGTTTAGATAAGCCGAGCCGGTTTGTCCGCCGGTAGTGGGCAAGCCGGTGCGCAATAAGGCCAAACCCCGTTTTTTCCGGCCCGGATTAAGGTTTACCCGACATTGACAAGGGTTGGGGCAACTGATAGTTTTGCTGTTGGCACTCGGCAGTGTGGAGTGCTAACGAATTTCGAAGGTACCGAATGTGGCTGGCGGACAGGATTTAAACGAACGATCGCTTTATTTGCTCAAAACCCTGGTGGAGCGTTACATCCAA
Above is a window of Methylomonas koyamae DNA encoding:
- a CDS encoding response regulator, translating into MTGNKHILFVDDTEHVISGIKRQLRPYRGQWHLHFATCGKQALELMQRQPIDLIVCDMMMPEMRGDELLAKVAAAYPGTVRMILSGYTDETNLRLGLEVAHQYLAKPCSAEILRETICQVFKIQACVDNPRIAAEVGEASQLPSLPKIYHQLNAAIGDERATSAQIADIFAKDMVLSAKLLHLVNSPYFGLQRTVSNLTDAINLIGLKKLNSLVLSVHVKTAFPVTDPAVERYMDYLWQDAARVAELARLIALSERQSDDRPDQAYLGGLLHNMGLLIFMSRCGDKLKILVEQAVNSDKPPAELEMSIFGFTRAEAAAYVLSLWKIPPRIIESILLQNTPSDSEYNGVNALTAVHAASCLLNPTAVPGYGRLFDMALDQTYLQRIGKLDRIGEWRTLAANVTASFAKK